The genomic window GTGCCGAAGGGCAGGGTCCTCGAGGATCGGTACGACGTACTCCTTCAGACGCTCGACAGGAATGTAGCCGGCGTCGCCGCCGGTGATGAGGATGTCGGTGGCCTCCGGATGCAGCTTGAGATACTCGATCACCTGGCCGGGGTCGTGCTGGCAGAACATGTCTTCGTCGCCCCGGACCTGCGCGTGCCGGAAGCAGTATGTGCAGAAGGAGAAGCAGTTCTGTGTCTTCTCGTCGAAGATGAGAGCACACTGCGGGTACTTGTGCTGGCTGCCCTCGACGAACTCGACATCGCCGTCTTCGTTCTCGAACCAGGGCTTGTTGAGGAGCTGGTTGCAGTCGTGGGGGTTCGTCTTGCCCATGTACCCCTCGATGATCCTCTGCCTCTCCTCTTCGGTCTCGGCTGCGAGGTAGGCGTCCTCGGCATCCTTTCTGATCATCCCGGGCTGCGGGACGACCAGCATGAAGAGAGGGTCGTTCTCGAAGTCGTCCCAGTTGATGGCGTTGAGGACGTGGCCGGTCGCCATGAAGCGGTAAACCTCGATGAAGAGCTCGCGCTCCTCGACGTGACCGATGTCTATGCCGTGCTGCTCGAGGATCTCGACCATGGAATGGAAGCCCTCGAGACCCGCGTACTTCTTTCGGCCTGTGAACATGAACTCGCGGGTTCTGATGAAGCCAGACTGATGAGGGTAGTTCTCCTGCAGGCGGCTCAGCAGACCGGGCGGGAGAAGACGTTCCTTCTCGATGGTCTCTCGGATCTCATCGGAGTATCCGTAGTGGTCCATCATGTTCTGAACGTCCGCGTCAGTGATCGCGGTTCGCGTCTGCTTCTCGTGTCGTGTATCCACGTCCTCTCTCCGTGTTGCTGACCGTCCTGACGGCTCTCAGAACACTTCGTTCGCGCAACGCCACACGTCCGGAGAGCGTCTCGCCGGACCGGTACCATCACAGCGCTGACATTCGGCTGATCCTGCAGATGGTTGTGTGTTCAGACACCGCCCGCCAGGGACAATGTCTGCCGCGCTCCTGTCGGCGCCGGGATGTGACGCTCGCCTCGAGCCAGACGTTGCCAAGGAACCGATAACTCAGCCTCCCGACGACCCACAGGTCCACTCTTGACCTTAGCTCTCCACGCTGTGGAAAGCAACACCGCAGGGCCGCGGGGCGGCCGCTTCACGGAGTCCCGAAGAGAACGGCCTGCCGGCCGCTCTTCGCGGGGCGCCGCGAGGTCCGACGGTTCGTCTCCGCCGGGCAGACAGAAGCCGCCCGGTTGTGCCCCCGTTCGGGAAGCGCAACCAGACGGCCTGGCAGAACCGGGCGCATCAAGCGGTCCGACGCTCGCTGTCGGCAGGCACCGGCTACTTGATGATCATCACACGGCCGTCGGTCGTACCGAGACCTTCGGCCTCAACGTGCCACAGGTAGACGCCGGGGGCGACCTCGTCACCGTCCTTCGACTTGAGATCCCAGAACTCCTGATCACTGCCGGGATCATCGTGCTCGAGCGTCCGGACGTGGTCGAGTGCGACCGTGTAGATCATGATCGTCGCCCTGCTGGGGAGTCCCACGAACGTGACGCGGCGCTGTCCGCCGTACTCCCAGTCCGCGGACGACCGGTACGGGTTCGGAATGCACTCGATCTCCTCAAGGCCGTCCTGCACACCGACGCGCGGATAGATGATGCCGGTGCGGTTGGCCTCCAGGCATTCCGCATCGTTCGAATCGGGATTGCTTGCCGTGAAGGCCGTCACCGACAGCTCGTACGGAAAGGCGTTCTGGAAGATGGCGGCGCTGTCGGAGCGGACCGGCTGCTCGTAGTACGGGTCGAACGGCCAGTAGCTGGCAGCGTCGGGGTCTTCCTCGCCGAACTCGTACTCGCTCAGAAGCGAGAACTCATCTGACTCCCACACCTCGCGGAACCAGACGCGGTACCCGCCGAAATCCTCGATCTCCGCCTCGCTCTCATCCATCGTCCAACCCATCGCGATCGACCGGTCGGATACCCGGACGAAGTCCACGCGCGGACAGAGGCCGCTGGCTGCGGTCGCCCAGAACAGCATGAGAGCAAGCACTGCAGCCACGAACAGAACACGGCGCAGGCCGTCTCCTCGTGTCAAGGTCATCGAAGTCCTCCGTTTTGCCCGAAGTCAGGTTCGGCGGGCGAATCCGATGTTCCGGTACGAGGTTACAAGGTATCACCCGGTGAGGCGCCGGTCAAGCGGTTTCGGCCTGCGGTCCGGCGTCTCCGCGCCACCCGGCGGGGCAACTCCCTCCCGGCAGCGCCGCTCCGACCGTGCGTCCAGCGTCGTCGTACCGAGAGACCGACGGACTCTTGAGGAATACGGGGAATTGTGGGATAATGGCTATGACGAATCACCATCGGGGGGCGCGCGGTCAGGAAGAAGGGAGACGATGAGCATGCTGTCATCGAACGGACCGAAGTACGCCCATCGTCTGACGCCCACCGGGCACGTCTGTGTGTGGGCCCTGGCCGTCGCGATCCTCGCGCTGTGCACGGTCGCGCCGTCGGCCGCCTTCGAGCTCGGACACACGTCCGTGACCTACTCCGACCCGGCACGCGGCGGACGGTCGATACCGACCGAGATCTACTACCCTTCGGACACCGCGGGGGACGACGTCCCGATCGCGACGGCGCCCGCCGGGGGCTTCCCGGTCGTGGCCTTGGGGCACGGCTATCTCATCACGTGGTCCGACTACGAGTATCTCTGGGAGCATCTCTCTCCCCGGGGCTACATCGTGGCGGTCCCGAGAACGGAGACCGGGCTCTTCCCGGACCACGAGGACCTCGGACTCGACCTCGCCTTTTTGCCGGGCGCGATACTCGCCGACGGCGCTGATCCGGCCTCCCCGCTCTACGGCGGCGTCGGTACGGCGTGCGCCGTGTCAGGACATTCGATGGGCGGGGGCGCATCGTTCCTCGGCGCCGCTTCGTCGTCATCGATCTCCGGCATCTTCAACCTCGCGGCCGCCGAGACCAATCCCTCGGCCATATCCGCCGCCGGTTCGATCACGGTCCCGGCACTCGTCTTCTCGGGTTCTGTCGACTGTGTGACGCCGCCCCCCGACCACCAGATCCCGATGTACGACGCGCTCGCCTCGGACGTGAAGACCCGCGTGACCATCGGCGGAGCGAGTCACTGCCAGTTCGCGGAACAGAACGGCCTCTGTGAGCTCGGTGAGGGCGGCTGCGACGACCCGACGATCTCGCGGACCGAACAACACGACCTTGTGCTGACGCTTCTGGACCCCTGGCTCGACCATGTCCTCAAGGGCGATGTCGGCGCCTGGTTCGACTTCCAGTCACTTCTGGCCGGCATGTCGGGCATTACGTACGAGCAGGAGGGCACCTCCTCCGGCATCGAACAGCCGGTTGCCTCGGTGCTCCGGCTTGAGCGCCCGGCGCCGAACCCGTTCGGCAGCGAGTCGACCATCTCCTTCGCGCTCTCAGAGCCCGCAGACGTCGCCGTCCGCATCTACAACGTCAGCGGACGTGCGGTGCGGACGCTTCACGACCGCGGCACGGAAGCCGGTCGTCACAGCGTCGTGTGGGACGGTCGGGACGACCACGGCGGGCGAGTCGGCGCCGGCGCCTACTTCGTGCGCGTAACGGCGGGACGGACGTCCGGCGCAAGGTCGCTGATCCTCATCAGGTAGGAACGGCTCGACGGCAAACGAAAGAGAGAACGGCCCCGGCCTCTTCCGAGACCGGGGCCGTGTCGATACGAATCGCGGTACCTTCTCCGTCGTGCAGCGGAACACGATCAGTCGTTCGTGAAGTAGTAGTCGCCTCCTCCCGCCTTCGCGTGGCACGCGATGCAGCCGGAGTCCATCCCCTTCGCGACACGGCCGGCGAGCGCCATCTCATCCTCGTTCGTCGAGATGGTGCCGTCGGCGTCGTACTTGACCCAGAACCAGTTCATGTTGTCCGGGTCGTAGCCCGGCTCACGGTGTACCATGACGGTGACCGCCGCGAGAAAGTCGCCCGGGCTCTCCGAAACCGC from Candidatus Effluviviaceae Genus V sp. includes these protein-coding regions:
- a CDS encoding T9SS type A sorting domain-containing protein; translated protein: MRASTAATNRTRRRPSPRVKVIEVLRFARSQVRRANPMFRYEVTRYHPVRRRSSGFGLRSGVSAPPGGATPSRQRRSDRASSVVVPRDRRTLEEYGELWDNGYDESPSGGARSGRRETMSMLSSNGPKYAHRLTPTGHVCVWALAVAILALCTVAPSAAFELGHTSVTYSDPARGGRSIPTEIYYPSDTAGDDVPIATAPAGGFPVVALGHGYLITWSDYEYLWEHLSPRGYIVAVPRTETGLFPDHEDLGLDLAFLPGAILADGADPASPLYGGVGTACAVSGHSMGGGASFLGAASSSSISGIFNLAAAETNPSAISAAGSITVPALVFSGSVDCVTPPPDHQIPMYDALASDVKTRVTIGGASHCQFAEQNGLCELGEGGCDDPTISRTEQHDLVLTLLDPWLDHVLKGDVGAWFDFQSLLAGMSGITYEQEGTSSGIEQPVASVLRLERPAPNPFGSESTISFALSEPADVAVRIYNVSGRAVRTLHDRGTEAGRHSVVWDGRDDHGGRVGAGAYFVRVTAGRTSGARSLILIR